From a region of the Butyrivibrio sp. AE3004 genome:
- a CDS encoding hydrolase translates to MHMIKRDEAFELLKKYNKDPFHIQHALTVEAVMKWYAKELGYTDEADYWGIVGLLHDIDFELYPEEHCLKAPELLRDGGVSEDIIHAVCSHGYGITVGCGVTIDVEPVHEMEKVLFAADELTGLVWAAALMRPSKSTKDMELKSLKKKYKSKGFAAGCSREVIERGADQLGWELDKLLEMTLKAMAESEDLINAEMASVA, encoded by the coding sequence ATGCATATGATTAAAAGAGATGAAGCATTCGAATTATTGAAAAAATATAACAAGGATCCATTTCATATCCAGCATGCACTGACTGTAGAAGCAGTTATGAAGTGGTATGCAAAAGAACTTGGGTATACCGACGAGGCTGATTATTGGGGGATAGTTGGACTCCTTCACGATATTGATTTTGAGCTATATCCTGAGGAACATTGCTTAAAAGCTCCCGAATTATTAAGAGATGGCGGTGTCAGCGAGGACATTATTCATGCAGTTTGTTCTCATGGCTATGGAATCACGGTGGGATGCGGTGTGACCATAGATGTTGAACCCGTTCACGAGATGGAGAAAGTCCTTTTTGCAGCGGATGAGTTGACAGGTCTTGTATGGGCTGCAGCTCTCATGAGACCTTCAAAGAGCACAAAGGATATGGAGCTAAAGTCCCTTAAGAAAAAGTATAAGAGCAAAGGCTTTGCTGCTGGTTGCTCAAGGGAAGTGATTGAGCGCGGAGCAGATCAGCTTGGCTGGGAACTCGATAAACTTCTTGAAATGACACTTAAAGCAATGGCTGAAAGCGAAGACCTTATCAATGCGGAAATGGCATCAGTAGCCTAA
- a CDS encoding TldD/PmbA family protein, giving the protein MLEDSLTGQKGLFETGVQTVLRGQENRYRRIVIQNGNLTVNARSEESGICARVYCRGAYGFASTSEYSADAAAKTIKAATENAKYLDKFNTEKKNIYPALAGSWITSPRMIIDYEQKKIVDICKEIDAHIEKNYTDLLSRTVSYDETTMEKIIVTSDAADGHVAYPRCRILVELSMTSKDGQPVELFKLFFGCGHAGEYFADLNPIFEGIEELYKNVKEKANGVYAEAGLKTVILHPDVAGMIAHEAVGHTVEADLVQGGSVAGPNLGKQVASELVSIVDFAHTALGEEAPFPVYLDDEGVVAKDAVLVENGILKDFMHDRESALLFGKEPCGNARGFTFSDEPLIRMRNTAVLPGKDKLEDMIASVDDGYYLVATGNGQADLTGEFMFGITCGYEIKNGKIGKAILDTTVSGIAFDMLKTVDMVSDSVIWWPGNCGKKQMMPVSTGGPAIKCKITIGGR; this is encoded by the coding sequence ATGTTAGAAGACAGCTTAACAGGACAAAAAGGCCTCTTCGAAACAGGGGTACAGACAGTCCTAAGGGGACAGGAAAACAGGTACAGACGTATCGTAATCCAGAACGGAAATCTTACAGTCAATGCAAGATCCGAGGAGAGCGGAATCTGTGCCAGAGTGTATTGCAGAGGAGCCTATGGCTTTGCATCTACCTCAGAATATTCTGCTGATGCTGCGGCAAAGACCATCAAGGCAGCAACAGAGAATGCTAAATATCTTGATAAGTTTAATACAGAGAAGAAGAATATCTACCCTGCGCTTGCAGGTTCCTGGATAACATCTCCCAGAATGATAATTGATTATGAGCAGAAAAAGATCGTGGATATCTGCAAGGAAATCGATGCACATATTGAGAAGAATTACACAGATCTTCTTTCCAGAACAGTTTCTTATGATGAGACAACAATGGAGAAGATTATTGTTACTTCAGATGCAGCCGATGGTCACGTTGCGTATCCTAGATGCAGAATTCTTGTTGAACTCAGTATGACATCAAAGGACGGACAGCCCGTTGAGCTGTTTAAGCTGTTCTTTGGCTGTGGTCATGCAGGGGAGTATTTTGCTGACCTTAATCCTATTTTCGAGGGAATTGAGGAGCTTTATAAGAATGTAAAAGAGAAGGCAAACGGCGTTTATGCTGAGGCAGGTCTTAAGACCGTAATCCTTCATCCTGATGTTGCCGGTATGATCGCACACGAAGCTGTTGGTCATACTGTTGAGGCTGACCTTGTTCAGGGCGGTTCCGTTGCTGGCCCTAATCTTGGAAAACAGGTTGCATCAGAGCTCGTTAGCATCGTTGACTTTGCCCATACTGCTCTTGGAGAAGAGGCACCCTTCCCGGTTTATCTCGATGATGAGGGTGTTGTGGCTAAGGATGCGGTTCTTGTTGAGAACGGAATTCTTAAGGATTTCATGCATGACAGAGAAAGTGCTCTTCTTTTTGGCAAAGAACCCTGCGGTAATGCCAGAGGCTTTACATTCTCAGATGAGCCTCTTATCCGTATGAGAAATACTGCGGTCCTTCCCGGCAAGGACAAGCTTGAGGATATGATCGCATCTGTAGATGACGGTTATTATCTTGTGGCGACAGGCAACGGACAGGCTGACCTTACAGGTGAGTTTATGTTTGGTATTACCTGCGGATATGAGATCAAGAATGGTAAGATTGGAAAAGCAATTCTGGATACAACTGTTTCAGGTATTGCTTTTGATATGCTTAAAACTGTAGATATGGTATCTGACTCCGTAATCTGGTGGCCCGGAAACTGTGGCAAGAAACAGATGATGCCGGTTTCAACAGGCGGCCCTGCAATTAAGTGCAAAATAACGATCGGAGGTAGATAA
- a CDS encoding cytidine deaminase family protein, producing MDKIWEEMYDAAKAVLKPVTISDYVSAGEVSAAVRSKSGNIYTGVCIDTCSTLGICAERNAIFNMITNGDYEIDRVLCIPPNEGKGAPCGACRELMTQLMPGKYKDIDIMIDYAADRVMKLGDLTPEWWIE from the coding sequence GTGGATAAAATATGGGAAGAAATGTATGACGCAGCAAAGGCTGTGCTTAAACCCGTAACAATTTCTGATTATGTGTCTGCCGGGGAAGTATCTGCTGCGGTGAGATCAAAGTCAGGGAATATTTATACAGGGGTATGTATTGATACATGTTCTACTTTGGGAATCTGTGCAGAGAGGAACGCAATCTTTAATATGATTACCAATGGAGATTATGAAATCGACAGGGTTCTTTGCATTCCTCCGAATGAAGGAAAAGGTGCTCCTTGTGGTGCATGCAGAGAATTGATGACTCAGCTCATGCCAGGAAAATATAAAGATATAGATATAATGATTGATTACGCTGCTGACCGTGTGATGAAACTTGGTGATCTGACACCTGAATGGTGGATTGAATAA
- a CDS encoding AAA family ATPase — MIILITGASHTGKTVLAQRLLEKYKYPYLSIDHLKMGLIRSGNTNLTPEDDDELTDYLWPIVCEMIKTAIENKQHMIVEGCYVSPEWKNNFTEEYLRNIRFICLAMTEDYIEEHFDDIIRYESEVESRIVEADCSIENLKQCNRWFIDAFSAAGDKITLIKDDYEKTLMEEFLQNARGGCI; from the coding sequence ATGATAATACTTATTACAGGAGCATCCCATACAGGAAAAACCGTACTGGCACAGAGATTGCTTGAAAAATACAAGTACCCATATCTTTCTATAGACCATCTCAAGATGGGGCTGATCAGAAGTGGAAATACTAATCTGACTCCTGAAGATGATGATGAGCTAACGGATTATCTTTGGCCTATAGTTTGTGAAATGATCAAAACTGCCATTGAGAACAAACAGCATATGATCGTTGAAGGGTGTTATGTTTCGCCTGAATGGAAAAATAATTTTACCGAGGAATATCTCCGGAACATAAGGTTTATCTGTCTGGCAATGACCGAGGATTATATAGAAGAGCATTTCGATGATATCATCAGGTATGAATCGGAAGTGGAGTCCAGGATAGTGGAAGCAGACTGTTCAATCGAAAACCTTAAGCAGTGCAACAGATGGTTTATAGATGCTTTTAGTGCTGCCGGAGATAAAATTACCTTGATAAAGGATGACTATGAAAAAACTTTGATGGAAGAATTTTTGCAAAATGCACGAGGAGGATGCATATGA